DNA from Acidobacteriota bacterium:
TTATCCATTTGGCGGAACCCTCCACGGTCGAAGCCGCGGCGGCGCGCGTCGAGGCGGCTCTCGCCGGCCCCGGCGTCCGTTTCGATTACCTCTGCTGGGATCAGTACGCCGCCATCTCGCAACGCTACGCCGACGACGAAGCCGCGCTGAAGACCTGGCGCCCAGACACGCTGCACGCCATTGAAGCTGGCGACAACCCCGTGGCCGCGCTGGCCGATCGCATCTCGACCGCCATCGCCCGCGCCCACTTGCAGACCATGCAGCGGCTGGGCATCGCCTACGACCTGCTGCCGCGCGAAAGCGAAATCCTGCAGTTGCACCTCTGGGATCACGCGTTCCGCTTGCTGCAGGAGCGCCAGGCGATCCGGCTGGAAACCGAAGGCAAGAACGCCGGCTGCTGGGTCATGGACCGGCCCGGAACGGAAACCGCCGAGGGCGAGGAAGACACCAAGGTGATCGTGCGCTCCAACGGCACCGTCACCTACGTCGCCAAAGATATCGCCTACCAGCTTTGGAAATTCGGCTTGCTGCCCTTGGAGTTCGGCTACACCCCGTTCTACCAATACCCGAACCGTCACATCGCCTGGCGTACGGCGCTCGCGCGTGACCCCGCCGCTCCCGCCTTTGGCCGCGCCGGCTGGGTGTTTAACGTAATTGATACCCGCCAGACCTATTTGCAGGATGTCGTCGTCGATGGCCTCCGCGCCCTGGGCTACGCGCAACAGGCCGAACACAGCGTTCATTTCAGCTATGAGATGGTGGCCCTATCGCCCGCCTGCGCCGCCGAACTCGGCTACGCCGCCGCCGAAGGCGAGAAGCGCGTGGATGTTTCCGGCCGTAAAGGCACCGGCGTCAAGGCCGACGACTTGCTCGACCGCCTCCAGGCGCGCACCCACGAAGAAGTCGCCAAGCGCCATCCCGACATGCCCGCAGCCGCGCAGCGCGACGCCGCCGATGCCATCGCCATTGGCGCACTGCGCTACTTCCTGCTCAAGTTCACACGCAACACAGTCATCGTCTTCGATTTCAAGGAAGCGCTCAATTTCGAAGGCGAAACCGGCCCCTACGTCCAATACGCCGCCGTCCGCGCCCAGAGCATTCTCGACAAAGCCGGCAGCGCGCCGGACGCAACATTTCAGCAATCCTGGTCACACTACCTGAACGAACCCGATCACTGGAATTTACTTTGGCTCGCCGCAGGGCTCGAGCAGGCCGCGCGCAATGCCGTCGAAGCCCGCGAACCCGCCATGCTCGCCAAGTACGCCTTCGAGCTCGCGCGCGCCTTCAACACCTACTACCACCACCACCCCGTCTTGCAGGAACCGGACGCCGATAAGCGCGCGTTTCTGCTCGCCATCGTGCGCCTGACGCAGCGGCGGCTCGCTGAAGCCTTGCAGCTCATGGGCGTTCGGGTACCGCTGGCGATGTAGCTCGCCTCTCAAACCAGCGCGCGATCAGAATATCGGTCGAGGAATAAACCACGATCGAAAGCATAATCACCAGTCCGACCAGGTGCGCCATGTCCTCCGCCGCGGGCGTGGCCAATTCCAGAATCATCAGCCCGTAGACGACCGAGCCGAACCCTTTCGGCCCAAACCAGCCCGCCGCCAGCGTTTCTCCTCTTGAGAGCGCGCTCCCGATCATCGCAATCTCAATCGCCACCATCCGCACCGCCGCCAGCGAGAGCAAAACGAACGCAATCGCCGCCCCGCTCAGTGGTAGAAACAAATTCGGCGCCATCTGCAAGCCGAAGATCAGAATCGCCGCTAGCTTCAGCAGCTCCGTCACTCCTTCGCCAAACTCGTGAAACGCCGCGCGCACCTCCGGGTTGAACCGCGCCACGGCAATGCCGGCCGCAAAAGCTGCCAGAAAAATATTGGCGTGTACGCGCCAGCTCACCGCCAGCACCAGCAAGCCGATGGCAAAGGCATTGAGCGGCCGCAGAATCCCCGCCGCGCCAAAGAAGCGGCTGGCTTCCAGCCGGATCGCCAGCCACGGAATCACGATCCCGATACCCACGCCCGCAGCCAGCTCCACCGCCACCATGCCCAGGCTCGCCGGCTGCAACGCCAGTTCGCCCAGAAAAATCACCACTAGCGGCAGCGCGATGCCGTCGTTAATGCCACTTTCCACGTTGAGCAGCCGCCGCAACCGCTCCGGCACCGCATCAAAGCGGAAAATCGCCGAGACGAAGATCGGGTCCGTCGGGCTCAGCACCGATCCCAGCAAAATGCCTTCGATCCAGTCGAAGCCGAGCAAATAGTGCGCCAGCGCGGCAATGCCGACGATCGTCAGCGGCATGCCGATAGCCAGCGCCCGCGTCACCAGCGCCCGCGCGCCGGGCGGCGACGGTTCGCCGCCCGCGCGCATGCCGTCGGTAAACAGCACGCTGAACAGTGCCAGCTCCGCCAGGATGCGCAACCATTGCGGCCCCAGTCCCGGCAGCGCTCCAAAGGCCCCGCGTCCGGCCAGCAACCCGGCAAACAAAAACAGCACCGTGGTCGACAGCACCGTGCGCTGCACCAGCGCAGAAATCAGCACCGCGATCACCAGCGTGATCGCGAAAACCAGCAGCAGGGTCACTCCGCTAGTGTACGAGTGCCCGCCACCAGTCCCGCATCCCCGGCCAAAAGCCGTGCTTCACCGGTGAACCGCCCCCCGAGGTGACAGCGGCGAGAACATCGCTCGCACGCAGCCGCTGCGCCATCGCTTCCCGCGCGAACAATTCGATGTACCCATCCGCCGCCAGGATCACCGTCGCCGGCACCGCAATGCCGCCCCGCTCGCGCCGGTTGTACAAATCCCACGCCTGCACCGTCGCCCGCGCCGGGTCACACAGCAGCGGAAAGCTCAATTCGAGATCCTGCCGCAGCTTCGCCGCTCGCGCCGGCGGATCCACCGACAGCGCCGCCAGCGGGTAACCGGCGCCCGCAAATGCCTCCGCATACCGTTGAAATGCCACCAACTGGTGGATACAAAACGGTCACCAGTAGCCCCGATAAAACAGCAGCACCAGCCCCCGCGACCCGCTCAGCGTAGCAATGCTTTGCGGCACGCCGGCGTGGTCGCTCACCTCAAGCCGTGGCGCCATTTCCCCCTTGCGGACCATATGCGATTCTAACCCCTTGCGCCCGTGACCCGTACAGGTTACCATGAGGGCATGAAGCAGGTAGGCATTGCCGATTTCAAGGCTCATCTCAGCCAATATCTGCGCGAGGCCCGTGAGGGTGAAGCAATTACGGTCACCGACCGCGGCACGCCGGTCGCGCGACTGGGGCCGGCGCAGGCTAACGGGATTCGCATCCGGAGCGGCAAGGGCGACTTGCGGGGGCTCCCGCTGCCGCCACCCAACGACGTCGACTTCGACGTAGTCGAAATGCTGCTCCAGGACCGCGGGCGGCGCTGATGGCGTTTCTATATCTGGATTCATCCGTCGTGTTGCGCTATGTCTACCGGCAACCAGGTTTTTTGGAGCTGGCAAAACGGAGGGAAACCGTGGTCGCCAGCCCGCTAACCGGCGTCGAGTGCTTGCGTTCCCTGGATCGCATTCGCCTGGAGCAGCCCCCGCAGCCGAGCTGGCAGACAAGGCGTGCTTTGCTCTCGCTGGTTTTGGATCACGTGCAGGAGATTGACCTCACGCGGGCGATTCTGACGCGCGCTGGCGGGCCACTGGCCGTGCCGCTGAAGGCGCTGGATGCAATTCATCTCGCCAGCGCCCTGTTCTGGCACGAGCTCCACGGCGGACTCGGATTCGCCACTCATGACCGCGCACTCGCCCGCGCCGCCCGCCTCTACGGCCTCCAGGTCGTCGGGATCACCGACTGAGCCGCCTTACTCCGTTCGCAGCGCCCGCATTGGGTCAGCGCGTGCCGCCCGCCGTGCCGGCAGCCAACAAGCCACCACCGCCGCCCCCGCCAGGACGCCGGTCGCCGCCGCCAGCGTCGCCGGATCGAGCGGGCTGAGGCCATAAAGTTGGCTGCCAATCAGCCCGCGTACCGCCCAAACCCCCGCCGCACCTATCCCCAGCCCGATAACCGTAAGCCTCAACCCCATCCCCAAAATCAGCCGATACAGGTCGCTCCGCTGCGCCCCCAGCGCTATCCGCACCCCCAGCTCCCGCTGGCGCTGCCGCACCGCGTACGCCATCAGTCCATACAGCCCCGTCGCCGCCAGCAGCAACGCCAATATTCCAAAGATGCCCGCCGTGCCCGCTGCCATCTCAGGCTGCTGACCCCAGTTGTCCCAGTTCGCCGTCAGCGGCTGCGCATCGCCCAGCGCGAGATCCCGGCTCACCTCAGTCAACTGCCGCCGCACCGCAGGCAGCAGCACCATCGGATCGCCTCGCGCCACGCGCACCGCCAGCGACAGCGACCAGACATCCGCGTCCTGCGCGTAGGGCAGGTATAGCGCCGCGTGCGTGGCGCTGCCAGGCGTCACGATATCGCCAACCACGCCTACAATCGTGCGCGGGCATGTTGTTGCCAATGTAGGGCTTCACGGCCATGCCGACGGCAGCCTCAGTTCGCAATGAAGGCATGGCTTGGCGCAGCTCGGCAACAAAGCGCTGGTTCACAACGACCACCGGAGCCGCCTTGACCGTATCGTGCTCGTCAAAACCATGCCCGCGCAGCATACGCATGCGCAGGCTGCGAAAATACCCAGGCGTCACTTGCACCACATCAAACCCGAAGCCGTGGCCACGCGGCATTGGCTTGCCGCCCGCTCCAGCCAGCGAATTGAGACTCCACATCCCGCTCCACGGCAGGGTGAAGCCGGCCGAGGCCGCGCTCACGCCCGGCAGCTCGCCCACACGATCCAGGAATTTGCGCACGACCTCCGCACGGCGGGCCAGCGGCATCGCCACGGGAAGCGTCAATTGCGCGGTCAGCACCTGGCGCGGATCGAATCCGGGATCGCGGTGCGCCATATGGTACAGCGTGCGGCCCAGCAATCCCGCAGCCGCTACCAGCACCAGCGCGATCGCAACTTCCGCGATCACCAGCACGCTGCGGCTCCGATGCGCTTCACGTCCTCCCGTGACACGAGCGTCGGCGGCGGCGGCCGCGCCACGGCTTGCCATCCAGGCTGGCCAGCAGCCGATCAGCACCATGGCGGCAACCCCCAGCGCCACGGTATAGCCCACAACCCTTCCGTCGAGAACCGGAGTGAACCCCGGAGCCTCCATCTGCCGGCCAAGCTCTAAAATCACCGGCCAGGCCAGCGCCATACCCGCAGCGCAACCCCCAATCGCAAGCATCGTGGTTTCGGCGAGCATACCCGCCATCAGGTCACGCGGCCGCGCTCCCAAAGCCACACGCGTGCGCAGCGCCGGCAACTGCGCCATGCCGCGCGCGATGCCCAAGCCCGCCAGGTTGGCGCAGGCGAGCAGCAACACTAAACCCGCCCCCACCCACAATAACTTCAACTCGGTGGCAAACGCTGCCACGAAGGTCTGCCGGAAACCCGAAACCCGGGCATCCGAATACATCCCGCCGTTGTGATGCTGCCGGCGCAGCGCGGCAGCAATCGCATCCAGATCGCGCGTGGCCTGTTCGGCCCTCACGCCGGGCCGCAGGCGCGCAATCGGCTCCAGGAATCTGAAGCCAGTCGACTGGCTCGGCGGCGCCAACCCCGGCTTCGCCTCCGCCCAGGCCGCCGCCGTGATCCAATAATCCTCGGCCATGCCCGGCGGAAACACGAAGCCGCGCGGCGCCACGCCCACCAGCACGAACTCATGGCCCGAAATATGGAGCACACGACCCAATGCCGCGGCCCCGCCGCCAAAGCGCCGCTCGAACAGGCGATGGCTGATCACTATGGCGTCGACCCCGTCATCGGCGTGCGGGCGATCTTCGCCGCGCCGGAAAAATCGTCCGACGGCTGGCCGTATGCCCAACAGCGAAAACAAATTGGCCGAAACGATCATGCCCGTCAAATGCACCGCCTGCCCACGTCCGGTGAGCACGCCATCGGCCCCGCCCCACGCCGCCATTGCGCTAAAGCTATGGTTCTGGTCGCGCCAGGCTCGAAACTGCGGATAGGAGATGCCGGCCCAACGATGCGCGCGGCTGGAGCCCTGTGCGATGACCAACTCTTGCGGCTGGACATAAGGCAGCGGCCGCAGCAGCAAGGCGTCGGTCACGCTAAAGATAGCCGCGTTGGCAGCAATCGCCAACGCCAGCGTAATGATCACCGCCGCGGCGTAGCCCGGCGAGCGCCGCAGCGAGCGTGCTGCCAGACGCAGATCGCGCCCCCAGTGCTCCATCCATGAGAACCGCCGCGCGTCGCGCCACAGCGAGCGGATTTGATCTTCCCCGCCCAGCCTCAACCGCGCCGCCCGCCGCGCCGTCTCGGGCGCCAGCCCCTGCCGCTCGTACTCGGCCGTCAGCTCCGCCAGATGCTGCGCCAGCTCCTCCCGCAGCCGGCCCTCGTCAGCCACGTTCGCCTCCCGCCAGCACCCGCGCCATCAGCGCCGCCATCTGCCGCCATTCGCGGGTTTCGTTGCTCAACTGCTTCCGCCCAGCCGCGGTGAGCGAGTAGTAGCGCGCCCGCCGGTTATTTTCACTCGCCCCCCACTCCGACCGTATCCAGCCCCTCTGCTCCAGCCGCAGCAGTGCCGGATACAGCGTGCCCTGATTAATCGCCAGCAGATCTTCGGAGACCTGCTCGATGCGCCGTGCGATGCCGTAGCCGTGCAGCGGCCCCAGCGTCTCCAGCGTCTTGAGCACCAAAAGATCCAGCGTCCCGCGCAACACGCCGGGGGCGGGCTGGGGCTGCTGGGGCCCCCGGCCCGACCCGGCGTCAAGCGGGTCGCGTGGCGCAGCCACGCGGGGCCCCGCGCCTGTGATTCGATCGGCTTTGCTTTCTCCCATCGGATCTCCTTTAGAAAGCCAACAGAAGGGAGTGTACGTGCCTTTCTGTAGGAAGTCAACAGGAAGTGGCACGTGCCCCACCCGCCGCCTTATTACCGCTCCAATTCCGGACCCGCGCAGGTATCGAACCCCGCTGACTGCTTACCGCTGATCGCTGACCGCCGTCAGAGGGTCGCCCGGCTTGGCCGGGTGGGGCGAGCCACTCGACGATGCAAGCAACCCGCACCTTAGGAGCATGTCTCTCACATTGCAGCTTCTCCCATGCCCGTAATCACCGAACGGCGCGTCCACCACCGTCCGCTGCCGCACCTGCCTGCCCACACCCCCGGCGGAACCGTGCAGGCGGTCGGCACCGGCATCATCACCGGCGCCGCCGACGACGATCCCTCGGCAATCGGCACGTATGCCAGCGCCGGTGCAGCGTTCGGCCCCGGAATCCTCTGGGCTGCTCCGGTGCTGTTTCCGCTGATGACGGTGGTCATGTACCTGGCCGCCAAAATCGGCCACGTCTCCGGCGTCGGTTTTGCCGCCGTAATCAGGCAGCACTACCCGCGATGGATCCTGACCACCGTGGTTGTGGCCATCGTAGCGGGCAACGTTATTGAGGCAGCGGCGGATCTGGGCGGCGTGGGAGCGGCCTTACACCTCCTCAGTCCCCTGCCGGGGCTGTTCTGGGTTCTGCCGATAGCCGCTGGCATTTTAGCCATTCAGCTATTCGGCTCCTATACCTGGATCCGCAACGCGTTCCGCTGGCTCGCCCTCGCCCTGCTGGCCTACATTGGTTCGGCATTGCTGGCGAAGCCGGATTTGCTGCAGACGGTAAAAGCCACTCTCGTCCCACAGATCCATTGGAATCGAGATTACCTGGCGGTGCTGGTCGCCATGATCGGCACCTCGGGATCGACTTATCTTTACGGCTGGCAGGCCAGTCAACAGGTCGAAGAGGACATCTCCATGGGACGGCGCCGCCTCAGCGACCGTACGTCCACCACTTCGGCTACCACCCTCAAATCCTTGGCATGGGACGTTGTCCTGGGGATGTTTTTCAGCGTCGTGATCATGTATTTCATCTTGCTGTCTACCGCCGCCACAATCTATCCCACGCGCTGGGGCAGCATTCACACCGCTGCAGAGGCGGCGCAGGCACTGGCGCCCCTGGCCGGACACGCTGCCGGCGTTCTGTTTGCGGTGGGGGTCATTGCGGTCGGCTTTTTGGCCATTCCGGTGATGACAATAGGCGCGGCCTACGTCGTCTGTGACGCGGCCGGATGGAAGAGCGGCCTTTCGGCCAAGCGCAAGGATGCGCCCCAGTTCTACTGGATCATCACCGCGGTCATGATCGTCGCCGCAGGGCTGAATTATCTGGGCATGAATCCCATCCACGCGCTCATCGCCGCCGGCATTGTGCAGGGCTTTTTGGCTCCCGGCCTGATGCTGCTGTTGCTGCTGATTACCTGCAACCCCCGCATCATGGGCCCGTGGACGAACTCCCGCTGGGTGACTGTGGTGGCCGGCCTGGCCGCGCTGGCTTCGGCCGCCGCGGCAGTCGCCCTGATTGTCAGCCTGCACTGATGGCCGCGAGGAACTGTTCCGCAACCACCGCCGCCTCGAACTTCCGCACGTGGCGGCGCGACGCCGCAGCCATCTGCTCCCGCAAGCGAGCATCCGCCAAAAGACGCTGGAGAGCATCGGCTAGCTCGCCGGGATCACCGGGGGCAAACAGCAGCGCGTTCGTCCCTTCCGCTACGACCTCTGGAATTGCCGCCGCGCGTGCCGCGACGATGGGAAGACCCGAAGCCATGGATTCCAACAGCACGATCCCGAACCCCTCCTGACGGCTGGGCAGGCAGAAAACATCGGCATTGCGATACTCCTGCAGCAGCGCAGCTCGAGGGATGTGGCCGAGGAAGCTTGCGCGACCGCCCATCCGCTCGAGCCGCTTGCGCTCGGGACCATCACCTACAATGCGCAGCCGCACGCTCTCCGGCAACCGGCTCGTCGCCCGCAGCAGCGTACCGACATCTTTGCGCGGGTACAAATGCGCAACACAGAGGATGGTGAGCGGCCGGTCGGGAACCACCGGCGCCTGCTCCAACTCGCGCTCCCACGCGCCAACATCGAGCATTTCGGCAACCACGCGGATGCGGTCGGCCGGCACGCCGTAACGCCGCTCGATTGCGGCGGCGGCGTAGCGGCTGGTGGTCAGCACGCGGTGGGCTTGGCGCACGCGCCGGCGCTCCAGCCGCGATTGCATCCAGAGCCGGACCCGGGGAACCCCGTGCTCGAATTGCATTTCTTCCGCCAGCACGCCTTTGATGCAGGCAATCCGCGAGCGCGGCACAAACAGGCCATCCCAATCGAAGCCGATCACCGCCGCGCCCTCCGGCCAGGCCTGGCCCCGCAGGCGCCAGTTGAACGCCAGCCTCCGCCAGGCCGAGGGCGACGCGGCCGCGGGCGCGACCAGTTCCACCCGCGAACCCAGCGCGCGTAGCGACGCCTGCAGCGCCGCAATGCCCACAAACGTCCCGCTTCCCTGCCGCACATTCGCCGCCGTCCCGCTCACGAAAACGAGGTCCGGCACGGCTTTCATCTGGCTCGCTTGCATTAGCTAACTTCCTAGTCCATTATCAGCCTATGGCCGTACCCAAGCGTGCGAAGAAGAAGTCCGAGTACAACGTGCATGAGGCCAAAACGCAGCTTTCCCGGCTGCTCGCCCGCGCCGAAAAAGGCGAAACCATCACCATCGCCCGCGCCAACCGTCCCGTCGCCCGCCTCGTCCCTCTGCCCCAGTTACGCAAGTGGGGGACCGAAAGGGGCAGGATCTGGATCGCGCCCGACGCCTTTGACCCCGACCCGGAGCTGGAAGACATCATGTACAACGGCCCGGTATTTCCCGAAACGTGAAGGCCCTGATCGACTCGCACGCGTTTCTGTGGGCGCTCGAAGGAAATCCGCGGCTCGGCCCGGAAGCGCGCGGTGTGCTCGACGGTGGGGGAAATGAGCTCTACCTCAGCTTGGTGAGCATCTGGGAGCTAGCCATCAAGGCCAGCGCAGGCAAGCTCGATTTGCCGCAGCCCGCCTCGCGTTATCTCGAGCGCGAAGCGGCCGCAAGGGATGTAACGCTACTGCCCCTGCGGGTTGCTTACGTGCAGCAAATGGAGCTTCTACCCTTTTATCACCGTGATCCCTTTGACCGCATGCTGGTGGCGCAGGCCCTGGTCGAAGACCTGGTGCTGCTCACCGTCGACCGCCAGCTCGCGCGCTACGGCGTGCGCGTCATTTGGTGAGGCCCACTTTGAGCTTCACCGGCGCCTCGCCGGCCGCCACCAGCTTGCGATTGAACGCCGCCAGCGGACCCGACTGAATCTCCTGGAACCGCGCCAGCACCTGCTCGAGTTTGGTGCTGAGTGCATGGACGACCGCATACGTCTGGTCCGTCGGCCGCGCATCGTAGCTGCCCTCGATCACACCCATCAGATGGCCGATGCGATTGTTGAGCTTGATCGGGAAGTTCAGCGGATCCTCCGAAGCATGGCTCTTCGTTTGATAGATCGTGTGCTCAATGTTCGTGAGCTGCGCCACCAGAGCGTCGCCATCAGCCTTGAGCGCGGCGTCCTGAGCGATGCGGTCCTGCACCTGCGGCCGCAGCGCCCGCACATCGATCACCGCCTGATTCGCCCGGCTCTCGGCCGCAACCACCTGCTGGTCGAGGTCAAACTGCGCCTTGAGATCTTCCATCGTCGCGCTGCTATGCGGATTCGGCAGCACGGTGAAATGCACCGCCTGCGGCGCGCCGCCATCGACGCTGAGTTCAGCGCGGTAGCCGCCCGGCAGCGCGATAGGACCGTTGGTAATGTTAGCGCCCCACAGCACCATGCCCTTAAACGTCGTGGCGCCGGGATAGCGCAGATCCCACGTGAACTGGCTAATGCCGGCTTGGGTCGCCGGCGCTGCCGGCGCGCGGCGGAAGAAGCTCTCCTCCGCGGGCGCGTGCTTGCCCGGCTTGGCGCTAGTGTAGGTTTGAACCGTCCGGCCGTTGGCATCGAGAATCGTGATCTTCACCTGATGCGCCGCCTCCGGCAGGTAATAGCTCAGAGTCAGCCCGCGCCCACCGCGCGCCGCCGCCCGCGGCGTGAACAGATGCGGCGCATCCGCGCTGGCCACCGCCGGCGTGAGCTGCCGCAGGTAATCCATATTCCGCAGCGACCAGAAGCCCCGGCCCATGGTCGAAATCACCACGTCGTGCGCCGCCAGCTCGATGTCGGAAACCTGCTCATCCGGCATATTCAGCCGCAGCGATTGCCACTGGTCGCCGTTATCGAACGAAATATAAATCCCGTGCTCGGTGCCGGCATACAGCAGCCCGGGGCGCTTGAGGTCCGCCCGCACGGCGTGAACGTAATCGCCCGGCGCGATGCCCTTGACGATTTTCGTCCAGCTCTTGCCAAAGTCGGTGGTCCGAAAAATGTAGGGCGCGCGATCATCCTGCAAATAACGTTCGACCGCGGCATACGCCGTGCCCGCCGTGGTCGGCGAGGCCTCGATCAGACTGACGCGCCCCAGGTGCGGCATGTCCGGCGGGGTGACGTTGGTCCAGCTTTTCCCACGGTTGCGGGTAATGTAAATCAGCCCGTCGTCCGAGCCGGTCCAGATCACGCCCGCCACTTTGTGTGAGGGCGCGATGGTGAAAATGGTCGCGTAAACTTCCGGACCGTTCATGTCGTGCGTAATCGGTCCGCCGCTGTCGCCCAGCGTGGCCGGGTCATGCAGCGTCAAATCCGGACTGATTTTCGTCCAGCTCTGGCCTTCGTCCGTCGTCATCCAGAGGTGCTGGGACGAAGTGTAAAGAATGTGCGCATCGAAGTTGTCAAACACAATCGGGAAGGTCCACTGCCACCGCTCCGGCAGCGCCGACGACGGTTCCCCGGAGAAAAAGCGCGGGTACGGCTCGACGTCGCGGCACTCGCCCGAGCGCCGGTCGCAGCGGCTGAGCAGCGCCCCCTGGCTGCCCGCATAGAAGATGTTGGGGTCGGTTGGGCTCGGCGCGATGTAGCCGCTTTCCCCACCCCCCACGTCATAGCCCGCTGCCCACATCCCGCTGCCGCCGAACCGGCGTGGCGGCGTCGATTGTACGCAAATCGTGCCGTCGTCCTGCTGGGCGCCGCAAACCTGGTAGGGATCATCTTTCGTCAGCGCCACGTGATAAAGTTGCGCCGTCGAGTAGGTCTCCGGACTCCAGCTCTGCCCGTCGTTCGTGGTCACCGTCGCGCCGCTGTCGTTGCTCACGACCATGCGCTGATCGTTGTTGGGATCGATCCAAACCGCGTGCGTATCCCCGCCTCGCACCCGCTTCCAGCTCACTCCGCCATCGGTGGATTTATAGAACCCGACGTTGCCGGCGTAGACGACATCCTTCTTCTGCGGGTCGGCGAAGATATTGCTGAAGTAGAAGGCACGCTGCCGCACCGTATCCTCACTGTTCACCCGCTTCCAGGTCGCCCCGGCGTCGTCCGAGCGGAACACGCCGCCATCGCGCGCTTCCACCAATGCGTAGAGCCGGTTGGAATCGACCCCGCTCACCGTGATCCCGATCT
Protein-coding regions in this window:
- a CDS encoding glycosyltransferase family 1 protein, giving the protein MQASQMKAVPDLVFVSGTAANVRQGSGTFVGIAALQASLRALGSRVELVAPAAASPSAWRRLAFNWRLRGQAWPEGAAVIGFDWDGLFVPRSRIACIKGVLAEEMQFEHGVPRVRLWMQSRLERRRVRQAHRVLTTSRYAAAAIERRYGVPADRIRVVAEMLDVGAWERELEQAPVVPDRPLTILCVAHLYPRKDVGTLLRATSRLPESVRLRIVGDGPERKRLERMGGRASFLGHIPRAALLQEYRNADVFCLPSRQEGFGIVLLESMASGLPIVAARAAAIPEVVAEGTNALLFAPGDPGELADALQRLLADARLREQMAAASRRHVRKFEAAVVAEQFLAAISAG
- a CDS encoding glycosyl hydrolase; its protein translation is MKRALVLIASACALALLAPAQSSYPATLFHNLRWVNLGPGRAGRSIASAGSAARPLEYYAGATGGGLWKTTDGGLTWKPVTDGQLHSSSVGAVAVAPSNPDVVYIGMGESALRGNIMQGDGVYKTSDGGKTWQHVGLADSQIISSIRIDPANPDIVYVAALGHPSAPNAERGVFKSTDGGKNWKKILYRNDQTGAIDLALDPRNPQVIYAALWQAWRKSWGMASGGPGSGLFKSTDGGGTWKEITRNPGLPTGVIGKIGITVSGVDSNRLYALVEARDGGVFRSDDAGATWKRVNSEDTVRQRAFYFSNIFADPQKKDVVYAGNVGFYKSTDGGVSWKRVRGGDTHAVWIDPNNDQRMVVSNDSGATVTTNDGQSWSPETYSTAQLYHVALTKDDPYQVCGAQQDDGTICVQSTPPRRFGGSGMWAAGYDVGGGESGYIAPSPTDPNIFYAGSQGALLSRCDRRSGECRDVEPYPRFFSGEPSSALPERWQWTFPIVFDNFDAHILYTSSQHLWMTTDEGQSWTKISPDLTLHDPATLGDSGGPITHDMNGPEVYATIFTIAPSHKVAGVIWTGSDDGLIYITRNRGKSWTNVTPPDMPHLGRVSLIEASPTTAGTAYAAVERYLQDDRAPYIFRTTDFGKSWTKIVKGIAPGDYVHAVRADLKRPGLLYAGTEHGIYISFDNGDQWQSLRLNMPDEQVSDIELAAHDVVISTMGRGFWSLRNMDYLRQLTPAVASADAPHLFTPRAAARGGRGLTLSYYLPEAAHQVKITILDANGRTVQTYTSAKPGKHAPAEESFFRRAPAAPATQAGISQFTWDLRYPGATTFKGMVLWGANITNGPIALPGGYRAELSVDGGAPQAVHFTVLPNPHSSATMEDLKAQFDLDQQVVAAESRANQAVIDVRALRPQVQDRIAQDAALKADGDALVAQLTNIEHTIYQTKSHASEDPLNFPIKLNNRIGHLMGVIEGSYDARPTDQTYAVVHALSTKLEQVLARFQEIQSGPLAAFNRKLVAAGEAPVKLKVGLTK
- a CDS encoding type II toxin-antitoxin system VapC family toxin, producing the protein MSRNVKALIDSHAFLWALEGNPRLGPEARGVLDGGGNELYLSLVSIWELAIKASAGKLDLPQPASRYLEREAAARDVTLLPLRVAYVQQMELLPFYHRDPFDRMLVAQALVEDLVLLTVDRQLARYGVRVIW
- a CDS encoding type II toxin-antitoxin system Phd/YefM family antitoxin; the protein is MAVPKRAKKKSEYNVHEAKTQLSRLLARAEKGETITIARANRPVARLVPLPQLRKWGTERGRIWIAPDAFDPDPELEDIMYNGPVFPET